A genomic window from Streptomyces sp. NBC_01429 includes:
- a CDS encoding electron transfer flavoprotein subunit alpha/FixB family protein, with translation MAEVLVFVDHVDGAVRKPTLELLTLARRIGEPVALAVGAGAEATAPVLAEHGAVKVLTADAAEFADYLVVPKVDALQAAYEALSPAAVLLPSSAETKEIAARLAVRIGSGIITDATDLEAGDEGPVATQAVFAAAFTTKSRVSKGTPVITVKPNSAPVEAAPAAGAVEALAVTFGEKSTGTKVVSRTPRESTGRPELTEAAIVVSGGRGVNGAENFAVIEALADSLGAAVGASRAAVDAGWYPHSSQVGQTGKSVSPQLYIASGISGAIQHRAGMQTSKTIVAINKDAEAPIFDLVDYGIVGDLFEVVPQLTDEVKARKG, from the coding sequence ATGGCTGAAGTTCTCGTCTTTGTCGACCACGTGGACGGTGCCGTCCGCAAGCCCACTCTGGAGCTGCTGACGCTCGCCCGCCGGATCGGTGAGCCCGTCGCGCTCGCCGTGGGCGCGGGCGCCGAGGCCACCGCGCCGGTGCTCGCCGAGCACGGCGCCGTGAAGGTCCTCACCGCCGACGCCGCCGAGTTCGCCGACTACCTCGTCGTGCCGAAGGTCGACGCGCTCCAGGCCGCCTACGAGGCGCTCTCGCCGGCCGCCGTCCTGCTGCCGTCCTCGGCGGAGACCAAGGAGATCGCGGCCCGGCTCGCGGTCCGCATCGGCTCCGGAATCATCACGGACGCCACCGACCTGGAGGCCGGCGACGAGGGGCCGGTGGCCACGCAGGCGGTGTTCGCCGCCGCGTTCACCACCAAGTCCCGCGTCTCCAAGGGCACCCCGGTCATCACCGTCAAGCCCAACTCCGCCCCGGTCGAGGCCGCGCCCGCGGCGGGCGCCGTGGAGGCGCTGGCCGTCACCTTCGGCGAGAAGTCGACCGGTACGAAGGTCGTCTCGCGCACTCCGCGTGAGTCGACGGGGCGTCCGGAGCTGACCGAGGCCGCGATCGTGGTCTCCGGTGGCCGCGGGGTCAACGGCGCGGAGAACTTCGCGGTCATCGAGGCGCTGGCCGACTCGCTCGGCGCGGCCGTCGGCGCCTCCCGCGCCGCCGTGGACGCCGGCTGGTACCCGCACTCCAGCCAGGTCGGCCAGACCGGCAAGAGCGTCTCCCCGCAGCTGTACATCGCCTCCGGCATCTCCGGCGCGATCCAGCACCGCGCGGGAATGCAGACCTCGAAGACCATCGTGGCGATCAACAAGGACGCCGAGGCGCCGATCTTCGACCTCGTCGACTACGGCATCGTCGGCGACCTCTTCGAGGTCGTCCCGCAACTCACCGACGAGGTCAAGGCCCGCAAGGGCTGA
- a CDS encoding DUF6986 family protein produces the protein MGQQEKIATSLPVEVTDAVGASLAGVDAELARRYPGDPGTRQPVHTVYVPADAFDAATLRSWGDQALAALDEHAPDAASLARVLALPDELAAPVYERVRAKLTREPVEDLRVDFEDGYGPRPDDEEDEAAARAARLVHEAYANGTAAPYTGIRMKCLEEAVRDRSIRTLDIFLSGLMAAGGLPAGLVLTLPKVTYAEQVTAMARLAGEFEKAHGLEAGRIGFEIQIETSQAILAADGTATVARMIDAAGGRATGLHYGTFDYSACVGVSAAHQSSDHPAADHAKAVMQVAAAGTGVRVSDGSTNVLPVGPTAQVHDAWRLHYGLTRRALARAYYQGWDMHPGHLPTRYAAVYAFYREGLEPAAARLAAYVARSGGAVMDEPATAKALSGHLLRGLDCGALDDDEVTGLTGLTRADLEGFRDPRRAS, from the coding sequence ATGGGGCAGCAGGAGAAGATCGCCACCAGCCTCCCGGTGGAGGTCACCGACGCCGTCGGCGCCTCCCTCGCGGGCGTCGACGCCGAGCTGGCCCGCCGCTACCCCGGTGACCCCGGCACCCGTCAGCCCGTCCACACCGTCTACGTACCCGCCGACGCCTTCGACGCCGCCACCCTCCGCTCCTGGGGCGACCAGGCGCTGGCCGCCCTCGACGAACACGCCCCGGACGCGGCCTCCCTGGCCCGCGTGCTCGCTCTCCCCGACGAGCTGGCGGCGCCGGTGTACGAGCGGGTACGGGCCAAGCTGACCCGCGAGCCCGTCGAGGACCTGCGCGTCGACTTCGAGGACGGCTACGGCCCGCGCCCGGACGACGAGGAGGACGAGGCCGCCGCCCGCGCCGCCCGGCTGGTCCACGAGGCGTACGCGAACGGCACGGCGGCCCCGTACACGGGCATCCGGATGAAGTGCCTGGAGGAGGCCGTCCGCGACCGCTCCATCCGTACCCTCGACATCTTCCTCAGCGGACTGATGGCGGCCGGGGGCCTGCCGGCCGGGCTCGTGCTCACCCTGCCCAAGGTCACCTACGCCGAGCAGGTCACGGCGATGGCGCGGCTGGCCGGGGAGTTCGAGAAGGCGCACGGTCTGGAGGCCGGCCGGATCGGCTTCGAGATCCAGATCGAGACGAGCCAGGCCATCCTGGCCGCCGACGGCACCGCCACCGTCGCCCGGATGATCGACGCGGCGGGCGGCAGGGCCACCGGGCTGCACTACGGCACGTTCGACTACAGCGCCTGCGTCGGCGTCAGCGCCGCCCACCAGTCGAGCGACCACCCCGCCGCCGACCACGCGAAGGCCGTCATGCAGGTCGCCGCCGCCGGAACGGGCGTACGCGTCAGCGACGGCTCCACCAATGTCCTCCCCGTCGGCCCGACCGCCCAGGTCCACGACGCGTGGCGGCTGCACTACGGCCTGACCCGGCGCGCCCTCGCCCGCGCCTACTACCAGGGCTGGGACATGCACCCGGGCCATCTGCCGACCCGGTACGCCGCCGTCTACGCCTTCTACCGGGAAGGGCTCGAACCGGCGGCGGCGCGGCTGGCCGCCTATGTCGCCAGGTCCGGCGGCGCCGTCATGGACGAGCCGGCCACCGCCAAGGCGCTCAGCGGCCATCTGCTGCGGGGTCTCGACTGCGGCGCCCTCGACGACGACGAGGTCACCGGGCTGACCGGGCTGACCCGCGCGGACCTGGAGGGCTTCCGCGACCCGCGCCGCGCGAGCTGA
- a CDS encoding LacI family DNA-binding transcriptional regulator gives MADTAHRPESRYGNRPTMKDVAARAGVGLKTVSRVVNGEAGVTADTERRVQEAIDALGFRRNDSARVLRKGRTSSIGLVLEDLADPFYGPLNRAVEEVARAHGALLINGSSAEDPDREQELVLALCARRVDGLIVIPAGHDHRYLEPEIKAGVATVFVDRPAGRIDADAVLSDSFGGARSGAAHLIAHGHRRIGFVGDQPGIHTASERLRGYRTAMADAGLAIDDDWVSLGTTAPRRVHEAVRAMLALPEPVTAILTGNNRVTVTVVRVLADHDRPVALVGFDDIELADLLDPGLTVIAQDAATLGRTAAERLFHRLDGGADAPARVVVPTRLIARGSGEIPPPADG, from the coding sequence GTGGCCGATACCGCTCACCGCCCCGAGAGCCGCTACGGCAACCGGCCCACCATGAAGGACGTGGCCGCGCGCGCCGGAGTGGGGCTCAAAACGGTCTCCCGCGTGGTCAATGGAGAGGCGGGCGTCACCGCCGACACCGAGCGCCGGGTGCAGGAGGCGATAGACGCGCTGGGCTTCCGCCGCAACGATTCGGCGCGGGTGCTGCGCAAGGGCCGTACGTCGAGCATCGGACTGGTCCTGGAGGATCTCGCGGACCCTTTCTACGGTCCGCTGAACCGCGCCGTGGAAGAGGTGGCCCGCGCGCACGGCGCGCTGCTCATCAACGGGTCGAGCGCCGAGGACCCGGACCGCGAGCAGGAGTTGGTGCTCGCGCTCTGCGCACGCCGGGTGGACGGCCTCATCGTGATCCCCGCCGGGCACGACCACCGCTATCTGGAGCCGGAGATCAAGGCCGGGGTGGCGACGGTCTTCGTGGACCGGCCCGCCGGGCGGATCGACGCGGACGCGGTGCTCTCCGACAGCTTCGGCGGTGCCCGCTCGGGCGCCGCGCACCTGATCGCGCACGGCCACCGCAGGATCGGTTTCGTCGGGGACCAGCCCGGCATCCACACCGCGAGCGAGCGGCTGCGCGGCTACCGTACGGCGATGGCGGACGCCGGTCTGGCCATCGACGACGACTGGGTCTCGCTCGGTACGACCGCGCCGCGCCGGGTGCACGAGGCCGTGCGCGCGATGCTCGCCCTCCCCGAGCCGGTCACGGCGATCCTCACCGGCAACAACCGGGTGACGGTGACGGTGGTACGGGTGCTGGCGGACCATGACCGCCCGGTCGCGCTGGTCGGCTTCGACGACATCGAGCTGGCGGATCTGCTGGACCCCGGCCTCACGGTCATCGCCCAGGACGCGGCCACCCTGGGGCGTACGGCGGCCGAACGCCTCTTCCACCGGCTGGACGGCGGGGCGGACGCCCCGGCCCGGGTCGTGGTGCCGACGCGGCTGATCGCCCGGGGCTCGGGCGAGATCCCGCCGCCGGCGGATGGCTGA
- a CDS encoding ROK family protein, whose product MHTESVAALDIGGTKIAGALVDGRGRILVRAQRPTPAREDGETVMRAVEEVLAEVSASPLWSSATAVGIGSAGPVDASAGTVSPVNVPGWRGFPLVERVRAAAGGLPVTLVGDGVAITAAEHWQGAAGGYDDALCMVVSTGVGGGLVLNGRLHPGPTGNSGHIGHISVDLDGDLCPCGGRGCVERIASGPNIARRALEGGWQPGPDGDRSAAAVAAAARAGHPVAIASFDRAAQALAAAIAATATLVEIRIAVIGGGVAGAGEVLFAPLRRSLRDYAALSFVQRLEVVPARMGTDAGLVGAAAAALLASRDGTKTAAVGG is encoded by the coding sequence ATGCATACCGAATCCGTCGCCGCACTCGACATCGGCGGCACCAAGATCGCCGGTGCGTTGGTGGACGGCCGCGGCAGGATCCTCGTACGGGCCCAGCGGCCCACCCCCGCCCGGGAGGACGGCGAGACGGTGATGCGCGCCGTCGAGGAGGTCCTCGCCGAGGTGTCCGCCTCGCCGCTCTGGTCGTCCGCCACGGCCGTCGGTATCGGCAGCGCCGGTCCCGTGGACGCCTCCGCCGGCACGGTCAGCCCGGTCAACGTCCCGGGCTGGCGCGGATTCCCGCTGGTGGAGCGGGTGCGGGCGGCCGCGGGCGGGCTGCCGGTGACGCTCGTCGGCGACGGCGTCGCCATCACGGCGGCGGAGCACTGGCAGGGCGCGGCCGGCGGCTACGACGACGCGCTGTGCATGGTGGTCTCCACGGGCGTGGGCGGCGGGCTCGTCCTGAACGGCCGGCTCCACCCGGGCCCCACCGGTAACTCCGGCCACATCGGCCACATCAGTGTCGATCTGGACGGCGATCTCTGCCCGTGCGGCGGCCGTGGCTGTGTCGAGCGCATCGCGAGCGGCCCCAACATCGCCCGCCGGGCGCTGGAGGGCGGCTGGCAGCCCGGCCCCGACGGGGACCGCTCGGCGGCCGCCGTGGCCGCCGCCGCCCGCGCCGGGCATCCGGTGGCGATCGCCTCCTTCGACCGGGCGGCCCAGGCGCTGGCCGCCGCCATCGCCGCGACGGCCACGCTGGTCGAGATCCGGATCGCGGTCATCGGCGGCGGGGTGGCGGGCGCGGGCGAGGTGCTCTTCGCGCCGCTGCGCCGCTCCCTGCGCGACTACGCGGCGCTCTCCTTCGTCCAGCGGCTGGAGGTCGTCCCGGCGCGCATGGGGACGGACGCGGGCCTGGTGGGCGCTGCGGCGGCCGCTCTGCTGGCGAGCCGGGACGGGACGAAGACGGCGGCGGTGGGCGGCTGA
- a CDS encoding NUDIX hydrolase, with protein sequence MIVWINGAFGAGKTSTARELVDLLPNCTLYDPELTGAGLEQLVPQKRLAEVSDFQDLPIWRRLVVDTAAALLAEVGGVLVIPTTLLRQEYRDEIFGGLAARRIPVRHVLLATDETILLKRIAGRAAHGDDHDANERVRQWCYEHIEPYRMALDWLTGDAHVIDNTALTARQTAVSLAAAVQTGAAGVCEIVQTPEPTAETVAAGVLLFDERDRVLLVDPTYKPGWEFPGGVVERGEAPARAGIREVAEEIGIELTEVPGLLVVDWEAPRPPGYGGLRLLFDGGVLPARDAGRLLLPGPELRGWRFVDEEEAAGLLPPARYARLRWALRARERGVVLNLEEGVPVG encoded by the coding sequence GTGATCGTCTGGATCAACGGTGCGTTCGGAGCGGGCAAGACGAGTACCGCACGCGAACTGGTCGACCTGCTCCCGAACTGCACTCTGTACGACCCCGAGCTGACCGGCGCGGGACTGGAACAACTCGTGCCGCAGAAGCGGCTCGCCGAGGTGAGCGACTTCCAGGACCTGCCGATCTGGCGCCGGCTGGTGGTCGACACCGCGGCGGCGCTGCTCGCGGAGGTCGGGGGCGTGCTGGTCATCCCGACGACGCTGCTGCGCCAGGAGTACCGCGACGAGATCTTCGGCGGGCTCGCCGCGCGCCGCATCCCTGTACGGCATGTCCTGCTGGCAACAGATGAAACGATCCTGCTCAAGCGTATCGCGGGCCGCGCCGCCCACGGTGACGACCACGACGCGAACGAGCGCGTCCGGCAGTGGTGTTACGAGCACATCGAGCCCTACCGCATGGCGCTCGACTGGCTCACCGGCGATGCCCATGTGATCGACAACACCGCCCTCACGGCCCGTCAGACGGCGGTGTCCCTCGCTGCGGCCGTACAGACCGGCGCGGCCGGTGTCTGCGAGATCGTCCAGACGCCGGAGCCGACGGCCGAGACCGTCGCCGCGGGCGTGCTGCTCTTCGACGAGCGGGACCGGGTGCTGCTGGTCGACCCCACGTACAAGCCGGGCTGGGAGTTTCCCGGCGGTGTGGTGGAGCGGGGCGAGGCGCCCGCCCGCGCCGGGATACGCGAGGTCGCCGAGGAGATAGGCATCGAACTCACCGAGGTGCCCGGCCTGCTGGTGGTCGACTGGGAGGCGCCCCGGCCCCCGGGCTACGGCGGGTTGCGGCTGCTGTTCGACGGCGGTGTGCTGCCCGCCCGGGACGCGGGCCGGCTGCTGCTGCCGGGGCCCGAGCTGCGCGGCTGGCGCTTCGTGGACGAGGAGGAGGCGGCCGGGCTGCTGCCCCCGGCCCGCTACGCGCGGCTGCGCTGGGCGCTGCGGGCCAGGGAGCGCGGAGTGGTGCTCAACCTGGAGGAGGGCGTCCCGGTCGGCTGA
- a CDS encoding dipeptidase, which translates to MTANPIAETVASLMPRARTELAELVAFRSVADVAVFPRSECEAAAGWVADALRAEGFQDVAVLDTPDGTQSVYGLLAGPEGAPTVLLYAHYDVQPPLDEDAWLSPPFELTERGGRWYGRGAADCKGGFLMHLLALRALKANGGVPVSVKVIVEGSEEQGTGGLERYAEAHPELLAADAVVIGDTGNFRTGLPTVTATLRGMTMVRVSVDTLEGNLHSGQFGGAAPDALAALIRILDSLRAEDGSTTVDGLAAEGDWDGLDYPEADFRKDAKVLDGVGLIGHGSVADRVWARPAVTVLGIDCPPVVGATPSVQASARATVSLRVPPGQDATEATRLLTTHIEKHTPWGARVAVEQVGQGQAFRADTSSPAYTAMADAMRVAYPGQEMQSSGMGGSIPLCNTLAELYPAAEILLIGLSEPEAQIHAVNESVSPRELELLSVAEAHFLANYARSKRA; encoded by the coding sequence ATGACCGCGAATCCGATCGCCGAGACCGTAGCCTCCCTGATGCCCCGCGCCCGCACGGAGCTGGCGGAGCTGGTGGCCTTCCGTTCGGTGGCGGACGTCGCGGTGTTCCCCCGGAGCGAGTGCGAGGCCGCGGCCGGCTGGGTGGCCGACGCGCTGCGGGCCGAGGGGTTCCAGGACGTCGCCGTCCTCGACACCCCCGACGGGACGCAGTCCGTGTACGGGCTGCTGGCGGGCCCCGAGGGCGCGCCGACGGTGCTCCTGTACGCACACTACGACGTACAGCCGCCGCTGGACGAGGACGCCTGGCTGAGCCCGCCGTTCGAGCTGACGGAGCGCGGGGGACGCTGGTACGGGCGCGGGGCGGCCGACTGCAAGGGCGGCTTCCTGATGCATCTGCTGGCCCTGCGCGCCCTCAAGGCGAACGGCGGGGTGCCGGTGAGCGTCAAGGTCATCGTCGAGGGCTCCGAGGAGCAGGGCACCGGCGGCCTGGAGCGCTACGCCGAGGCGCACCCGGAGCTGCTGGCCGCCGACGCGGTCGTGATCGGCGACACCGGCAACTTCCGGACCGGGCTGCCCACGGTCACGGCGACGCTGCGCGGAATGACCATGGTCAGGGTCTCCGTCGACACGCTCGAAGGCAACCTGCACTCGGGCCAGTTCGGCGGGGCCGCGCCCGACGCGCTCGCCGCCCTCATCCGGATCCTCGACTCGCTGCGCGCCGAGGACGGCTCCACGACGGTGGACGGGCTGGCCGCCGAGGGCGACTGGGACGGACTCGACTACCCGGAGGCCGACTTCCGCAAGGACGCGAAGGTGCTCGACGGCGTCGGGCTGATCGGTCACGGCTCGGTCGCCGACCGGGTCTGGGCCCGCCCCGCCGTGACCGTGCTGGGCATCGACTGCCCGCCGGTCGTGGGTGCCACGCCGTCCGTGCAGGCGAGCGCGCGGGCGACGGTGAGCCTGCGGGTGCCGCCGGGCCAGGACGCCACCGAGGCGACGCGGCTGCTGACCACGCACATCGAGAAGCACACGCCGTGGGGCGCGCGGGTCGCGGTGGAACAGGTGGGCCAGGGCCAGGCGTTCCGCGCCGACACGTCCAGCCCGGCGTACACGGCGATGGCCGACGCGATGCGGGTGGCGTACCCGGGCCAGGAGATGCAGTCCTCCGGTATGGGCGGATCCATCCCGCTCTGCAACACACTGGCCGAGCTGTACCCGGCCGCCGAGATCCTGCTGATCGGGCTGAGCGAGCCGGAGGCGCAGATCCACGCGGTGAACGAGAGCGTGTCACCTCGGGAGCTGGAGCTGCTCTCCGTGGCCGAGGCCCACTTCCTGGCCAACTACGCGCGGTCCAAGCGGGCCTGA
- a CDS encoding geranylgeranyl reductase family protein, translated as MSSENADAGSVHDEPVWDVVVVGAGPAGASAAYAAAVAGRQVLLLEKAELPRYKTCGGGIIGPTRDSLPPGFELPLKERVHAVTFSLNGKLARTRRSKRMLFGLVNRPEFDASLVEHAQKAGAVLRTGATVSRVEQHGPAVPDRRTVAVVLSDGETVLARSVVGADGSASRIGGHVGVKMEQVDLGLELEIPVPETVAEDWAGRVLIDWGPLPGSYGWVFPKGDTLTVGVISARGEGSATKRYLEDFVARLGLAGFEPSVSSGHLTRCRSDDSPLSRGRVLVCGDAAGLLEPWTREGISFALRSGRLAGEWAVRISESHDAVDARRQALNYAFAVKAGLGVEMGVGRRMLSIFARRPGVVHAAITGLRPAWNAFADITRGSTTLAGIVRTHPVARRALDVLDRKQAAAEKDGGTGSPDAPAGAGPDAGVPETGARG; from the coding sequence GTGAGCAGCGAGAACGCAGACGCCGGAAGCGTGCACGACGAGCCGGTGTGGGATGTCGTCGTGGTCGGCGCAGGGCCGGCGGGAGCCTCCGCGGCATACGCGGCGGCGGTCGCGGGCCGTCAGGTGCTGCTGCTGGAGAAAGCCGAGTTGCCCCGCTACAAGACCTGCGGGGGCGGAATCATCGGTCCTACGCGCGACTCGCTGCCCCCGGGCTTCGAGCTGCCGCTGAAGGAGCGGGTGCACGCGGTGACCTTCTCGCTGAACGGGAAGCTCGCCCGCACCCGCCGCTCCAAGCGCATGCTCTTCGGACTCGTCAACCGCCCGGAGTTCGACGCGAGTCTGGTGGAGCACGCGCAGAAGGCCGGGGCCGTGCTCCGTACCGGCGCGACCGTCTCCCGCGTGGAGCAGCACGGTCCCGCCGTGCCCGACCGCCGTACGGTCGCCGTCGTCCTCTCGGACGGCGAGACGGTGCTGGCGCGGTCCGTGGTCGGCGCGGACGGCAGCGCCAGCCGGATAGGCGGCCATGTCGGCGTGAAGATGGAACAGGTCGATCTGGGGCTGGAGCTGGAGATCCCGGTCCCGGAGACGGTCGCTGAGGACTGGGCGGGCCGCGTGCTCATCGACTGGGGGCCGCTGCCGGGCAGTTACGGCTGGGTGTTCCCCAAGGGGGACACGCTCACGGTCGGGGTGATCTCGGCGCGGGGCGAGGGCTCGGCGACCAAGCGCTATCTGGAGGACTTCGTCGCGCGGCTCGGGCTCGCCGGGTTCGAGCCTTCGGTGTCGTCCGGGCATCTGACCCGGTGCCGCAGCGACGACTCGCCGCTGTCGCGCGGCCGGGTGTTGGTGTGCGGGGACGCGGCGGGGCTGCTGGAGCCGTGGACCAGGGAGGGGATCTCCTTCGCCCTGCGCTCCGGCCGGCTCGCGGGGGAGTGGGCGGTACGGATCTCGGAGTCGCACGACGCCGTGGACGCCCGCCGCCAGGCGCTGAACTACGCGTTCGCCGTCAAGGCGGGGCTCGGTGTGGAGATGGGCGTCGGACGGCGGATGCTCTCGATCTTCGCGCGCCGCCCGGGGGTCGTGCACGCGGCGATCACGGGCCTGCGGCCCGCCTGGAACGCCTTCGCGGACATCACCCGCGGCTCGACCACGCTGGCCGGCATCGTACGGACCCATCCGGTGGCCCGGCGCGCGCTGGACGTGCTGGACCGCAAGCAGGCGGCGGCGGAGAAGGACGGCGGCACCGGCTCGCCCGACGCGCCCGCGGGCGCGGGCCCCGACGCCGGTGTGCCGGAGACGGGCGCCCGGGGCTGA
- a CDS encoding response regulator transcription factor, with translation MALVGIGLSNDEIDRRLVVSPLTAKTHVSRTMVKLGARDRAQLVVLAYESGLVRPGWLG, from the coding sequence ATGGCCCTCGTCGGAATCGGCCTGTCCAACGACGAGATCGACCGCCGGCTGGTGGTCAGCCCGCTCACCGCCAAGACGCACGTCAGCCGGACGATGGTGAAGCTGGGCGCCCGCGACCGCGCCCAACTGGTCGTCCTCGCCTACGAGTCCGGGCTGGTGAGACCGGGCTGGCTGGGCTGA
- a CDS encoding DUF6332 family protein: protein MGTRSDAERDAITVEIGFALLTGVLAAGLVFAAVAVPTYVFELPAALLTGGGAVAGLVFPARVVHVLWRFRGGGGQPSQPGLTSPDS, encoded by the coding sequence ATGGGGACACGGAGCGACGCCGAGCGGGACGCCATCACGGTCGAGATCGGCTTCGCGCTGCTAACCGGAGTCCTGGCGGCGGGGCTGGTGTTCGCCGCCGTCGCGGTTCCCACGTACGTCTTCGAGCTGCCGGCCGCGCTGCTGACCGGCGGTGGCGCCGTCGCGGGGCTCGTCTTCCCGGCGCGGGTCGTGCATGTGCTGTGGCGCTTCCGCGGCGGTGGCGGTCAGCCCAGCCAGCCCGGTCTCACCAGCCCGGACTCGTAG
- a CDS encoding sporulation protein — translation MDSPSVPDATGLDFARDPQDAVRLASDFWSHVDRRALIGTSTFAISAFATPVTRWLVKQTDDDGAHYEGRRVGRAAVTELWEEAREAQSWDSKYGGGNWKSNQVTDCLTHRAAPLLRGRYSEAVGRELFSVTSELSRVAGWSAVDIGHHDIAQRHFIQALRLARAGADVQLGSYVLTTMALHALLRGYASEAIDMAQGAYERGKRVAAPRVLAFTKLIEARAHGKAGDPRSAASALATSEALLDRARKGADEPEWIGYFTHARMSADAAEIYRDLRIPHVALKWHSQAAAMSAGTFTRSVGLRYAVVGTVHLQNRDLDQGLHLGHQAVSILANVESSRARDYVRDFTTALAPWGAETRVTEFVKHARRELSMSA, via the coding sequence ATGGACAGCCCCAGCGTGCCGGACGCCACGGGCCTGGACTTCGCGAGAGACCCGCAGGACGCCGTACGCCTCGCCTCCGACTTCTGGAGTCATGTGGACCGCCGAGCACTCATCGGTACCAGCACCTTCGCCATCAGCGCCTTCGCAACCCCTGTCACCAGATGGCTGGTCAAGCAGACAGACGACGACGGCGCCCACTACGAGGGCCGCCGCGTCGGACGCGCCGCCGTCACCGAACTGTGGGAGGAGGCCCGCGAGGCGCAGAGCTGGGACTCCAAATACGGAGGCGGGAACTGGAAGTCGAACCAGGTCACCGACTGCCTCACCCACCGTGCCGCGCCACTGCTGCGCGGCCGGTACTCCGAGGCGGTCGGCCGGGAACTCTTCTCCGTCACCTCCGAACTGTCACGGGTGGCCGGCTGGAGCGCCGTCGACATCGGCCACCACGACATCGCGCAGCGCCACTTCATCCAAGCCCTTCGACTGGCGCGCGCGGGCGCTGACGTCCAACTCGGCTCGTATGTCCTGACCACGATGGCCCTCCACGCCCTCTTACGGGGGTATGCCAGCGAGGCCATCGACATGGCGCAGGGCGCGTACGAACGAGGCAAGCGGGTCGCGGCCCCGCGCGTTCTCGCGTTCACCAAACTCATTGAGGCACGAGCCCACGGCAAGGCCGGCGACCCGCGCAGCGCGGCCTCCGCCCTCGCGACGTCCGAAGCCCTACTCGATCGGGCCCGCAAGGGAGCGGACGAGCCGGAGTGGATCGGCTACTTCACCCATGCCCGCATGAGCGCCGACGCTGCCGAGATCTACCGCGACCTGCGCATCCCCCACGTCGCCCTCAAATGGCACTCCCAGGCAGCCGCCATGTCCGCAGGAACGTTCACCAGGTCCGTGGGACTTCGCTACGCCGTGGTCGGCACGGTGCATCTCCAGAACCGAGACCTCGACCAGGGCCTTCACCTGGGCCACCAGGCCGTGAGTATCCTCGCCAACGTCGAATCCAGCCGGGCCCGTGACTACGTACGCGACTTCACCACCGCGCTCGCCCCCTGGGGTGCCGAAACTCGCGTCACCGAGTTCGTCAAGCACGCGCGACGGGAACTCTCTATGAGTGCGTGA
- the rfbB gene encoding dTDP-glucose 4,6-dehydratase, which yields MKVLVTGGAGFIGSHFVKRLLRSDDVAKVTVLDALTYAGHIENLGEAFLSPKLTFVHGTILDAGLVDDLVSQHTAIVHFAAESHVDRSFSAARTFLSTNVLGTQTLADAAVKHGIQRFVHVSTDEVYGPLPVGTATEDDPLRPSVPYAASKAASDLVALSYFHTYDVPVCVTRSSNNYGPYQHPEKIIPLFVTRLLRGEPVTLHGRGQHVRNWLHVEDNCAAIELVLRGGTPGEIYNIGGGTDLTSRDLTGELLRICGADWDAVTYIPDRRSNDLRYAMDWTKIADHFGYRPTRDLDEGLAETVEWYRRNPDRWAPLSRNPQAAMPAVHIAAPRSERDHVL from the coding sequence ATGAAAGTTCTTGTTACGGGTGGGGCCGGCTTCATCGGCTCGCACTTCGTCAAACGTCTCCTGCGATCGGACGACGTGGCCAAGGTGACGGTTCTCGACGCCCTCACCTACGCGGGGCACATCGAAAATCTGGGCGAGGCGTTCCTCAGCCCGAAGCTGACGTTCGTACACGGGACCATCCTGGACGCCGGCCTGGTGGACGACCTCGTCAGCCAGCACACGGCCATCGTGCACTTCGCCGCGGAGTCCCACGTCGACCGCAGTTTCTCCGCGGCAAGGACGTTCCTGTCGACGAACGTCCTCGGCACCCAGACCCTCGCGGACGCGGCTGTGAAGCACGGCATCCAGCGGTTCGTCCATGTCTCCACGGACGAGGTGTACGGGCCGCTGCCGGTCGGCACCGCCACGGAAGACGACCCGCTACGCCCCAGTGTCCCGTACGCGGCGTCGAAGGCTGCCAGCGATCTCGTGGCCCTGAGCTACTTCCACACCTACGACGTCCCCGTGTGCGTCACGCGCAGCTCGAACAACTACGGGCCCTACCAGCACCCGGAGAAGATCATCCCGCTGTTCGTCACTCGTCTGCTCAGGGGCGAGCCGGTCACCCTTCACGGTCGCGGTCAGCACGTACGCAACTGGCTGCACGTGGAGGACAACTGCGCGGCGATCGAACTCGTCCTGCGCGGCGGCACCCCGGGCGAGATCTACAACATCGGCGGCGGCACCGACCTCACCAGCCGCGACCTCACCGGCGAACTCCTGCGCATCTGCGGCGCCGACTGGGACGCGGTCACATACATCCCCGACCGGCGGTCCAACGACCTTCGTTACGCGATGGACTGGACGAAGATTGCCGACCACTTCGGCTACCGGCCCACCCGCGACCTGGACGAAGGTCTCGCCGAGACCGTGGAGTGGTACCGGCGCAACCCGGACCGCTGGGCGCCGCTCTCCCGCAACCCGCAGGCCGCGATGCCGGCCGTCCACATCGCGGCCCCGAGGTCGGAGCGTGACCATGTCCTGTGA